The Candidatus Eisenbacteria bacterium nucleotide sequence GGTCCCGCCGAGAGCGGATGACGGGATGACGTCGTAGACGATGTCATTGAGCATCAGGAGCGATTCAACCGCCGCGCTGAACCAGGGCAGCACGTCCTCGACGACGAGGACGGTCGCTCCGGCCTGGTGAATCGGCGCCGAGGCGACCGACTGGTAGTCAGGCGGCGGGGTGGCAGGAGGATGAGCCGGCGTCGAATGACCACCGACCGCGGCGCCTCCCGTTCCTCCGGCTGTGCCGACCGTCCAGGTCAGATCGCTCTCGCCGGTGTTCTGGATCGTCACCGTCCGCGTCGCCATCCCACCCGTGAAGAGCGATGCGGTCAGGCTTGCTGGCGTCACCGCGATATCTGGTGGGACCAGTCCTGTCCCCGTCAGGGACAGCACCCATTCCGCGTGGTCGGGATCGTTGCTCCGCACCGTCAGCGTCCCGGGGATCAGGCCCGCGGCCTCCGGTTGGAACGTGACCATCACGGCCCGCGACGCCCCTGGCGCAAGATCGAAAGCGGCGATGTCAGCGTGGTAGTCGGTCCGCGACGCCGTGACCTCGGAGACCGTCAACAGGTCGGTGCCGAGGTTGCTCACCACCAAGGTCTCGGCGCGAGCGCCGCCGACGAACACTTCTCCGAAGTCGAAGGAGTTTCGTGAGAGCAGGATGTCCGGTGCCCCGGTCACGTGCAGGCTCACGGGCACCGACACCAGGCTTTCGTCCGGATCGTTGCTGTTGATGGCGATCAGGTTCTGGTAGTCGCCACCCTCCAACCCCGCGGCATCCACGTTGACGGCGAGGTCGAGATGCTCTCCGGCGTGAATGGTGCCCGACACCGGCAGGACCGAGAGCCAATCGGGTCGGGACGCGATCGCCACGGCCAGCTGGTTCTGGGCGTACGGCGCGTTGAAGGAGATCGTGAGCCCGTCGTCTCTCACGGCGTTCTGGAACCCTATGGTCGCGATCGACTGCGTGCCTCCCATGTCGAGGTACTGATAGACGATTCGTCCGTTCGGGTAGATCAGGATCTCGAACGTGAACGGCGTCGATCCCCCCAGATACCTCACGTTCCGGTACTCCACGATCATCCGGCTTCCATCGTTGTAGTAGTAGACCGAGCCGGGATCGGTCCAGAGGTCCGCCCAGAAGGCGGCCAGCATGTTCTCGGGCGCGAACGGAGTCGGGAGAGGCTGGTGTGAGAACGGCGCCCCGTCGTTCGTGAAGCTGATGAACCCGTTCGAGCAGATGCGCAGGTTCGAGAAGGTGTTCCCGTAGTACGGGAAGCTGAAGCCGATCGGCACCGGACCGGAGTTCCAGTCGTCGCCCCAGATCGGCACCGGAGTCCCGATGGACGAGATCTCCACCCAGTTGAACGTCGGGCCGCCCGGACTATGGCTGTCCTTCCACTCGTATCCGAACCGGTCGGGGCCGCCCGTGCTCGCGATCACCGCCTCGCCGCGCCGGAGGTCCACTTCCCCCTTGGCGAGCACGGGAACGTTGGTCATCTCGCGCACCTGCCCAGCCCGCGCATTCGCGGTCAGGTTCTCCACCGCGACGTTGAATGTCAGATCACTCGAGCCCGTGTTCTGGATCGTCAGCACCTGCGTGGTTCTCTCTCCGGTGAACAGAGACGCCGAAAGGGACGGCGGCGACACCGCGATATCGGGAGGGATCAACCCGATTCCAGACATGGCCACCGAGAGCAGCGCCTGATCCGGGTCGTTGCTCTGGAAGCGCAGCGTCCCTGCGAACGGCCCGGCGCTCCCGGGGTGGAAGGTCACCGCCACCTGCTGCGCGGTGCGCGGGGCCAAGGTCATCGAGGACACGCTGGGCGTGAAAACCGGATTGTCGCTGGCGATCGACGTCACCTGCAGGGCCTCGCTGCCATTATTGCGGACCGTCAGGGTCATCTGACGAGACTGACCGACGAACAACGCGGCAAAATCGAGCCGGTCGGTGGTTCCGCCATACCGCAGCCGCACGATGTGGCGGTTGGCGCTGCAGAAGACGTCGACGGGGGGCGTGTTCTGGACGACCACGTCCACGACTCCATCCGCGGCGAGCAACTGAAGGAATCCAGCGCTCAGCGGGAAGCTGCCGGTCGCCGTCAGGCAGTCGGACCCCACGCTGCCCACCGATCCCACGGTCGTGCTCTCGGCGATGGCGGTCGCAAGCTCGGACGCGTCTCCGTAGTCGCCTTCCGCGATGAGCTCGAGCGAGCCCGACGCGCTGGTGGGAACGGGCGACGTCACCAAGAGCCGGTGCGTCGTCCGCGCCCCGGGCGCTTCATAGGATGATACGGACTCGAGCATCGTGGGATCGCCCTCCACCTGGATGTTGGGCGCGCCGATCACGGTGAGGGTCGCCGGCACCTCGAGCACGGAAGTCACCGGGTCGTTGCTCGACACCAAGATGCTCGACTGGTACGTGCCGCCGAACAGCGTTCCGGCGACAAAGCGCGCGCTGACGTCCATGGATCCAGAGGGCGGCACGACGCCGGTCGTGGGCGTGACGGTCAGGAAGTCGGAAGAGTCGAGGAAGCGGACGAAACCGGTTCCCCGTTCACCTTGCGCGAAGTAGATGCCGCGCTGAGATCCGGAGAGCCACGCCAGACCGCCGTCGTCCACGGAGAAGAACGAAATGGTCGACACGCTCCACGTGCCGGAGTCGATCGAGTACCGGTAGAGATTGTTTCCGCCGTAGCTGCCGTAGGCGAAATACTCCCGGGCCGAAGGATCGATGGCGGCTCCCGCGACGGCCCCGCCGGGCATCGGGGGCAGAAGGGTCCAGGCGTTGCTGGCCACGTCGTAGGTGGCAAGAGCATTCGACCCGTTTCCCTGGTGTCCGAAGAGTTTTCCGGACAGATACTTCAGCGCGCCCCAGGGCTCGAAATAGAAGGGCGCGGGGGTCAGATCAGCGATGCTCGTGGTCGCGGGGTCGTAGCGCACCATGCGCGAGCCCACGGCCAGATAGAGATACTGACCTCCGTCGCTGGCGATGTTGGCGGTCCCTTCTCCCAGCGGACTCGGCACGGTCGTCCAGGTGTTGGTGGCGATGTCGTAAACGCCCATGCCCCCGGATATCCCGGCGTAGGTGGTGTAGATACGCCCATTCAGCAGTGCCGCGCCTCCATTGTTTCCCGCCGAGATGGGAGCGTTCGCCAGCACCTCCCACGTATCGCTCGAAGCGCGGTAGCGATAGAACGGCGTGCCTTGATTGGATTGGGCGTAGATCACTCCGGCGGACGGATCACCGACCACGCAGGTCAGCGGTTGTGGACTCGCATGGCGCGCCGCCATCTGGGCCGCCGCCGCCCTGAACCGCGGCTCACGGCTCTCCGGCATGTGCGTCACCTGTGAGGTCCTGGGAGGCGAGTTGTTGCTCGAAACTCCCGGCGGTGACAGGCCCCCGAAAGGCACCCGTCCTGCACCGCCAAGTCCCGGGGTGACATCGAGCGAGAACGTGAGCGGACTCAGCCCGGTGTTGAGGATCCGGAGCGTCTGCGTCTCTTCCCCTCCTTCGTTCAACGTCGAGGTCAGGGACGAGGGTTGCACGCCCACCGCCGGCGGGTTCAGGCCAGTTCCGGACAGCGCGATCGAGATCAGCGGCTGATCCGCATCATTGCTCTGGAGTCGCAACGTTCCCGTGAAGTCCCCCGCGCTCCCCGGGTGGAACGTCACCACGAGCCGATGTGTGGCGCGCGGGGCCAGCGTCAGGGCCGACACGCCCGGCGTGAACTCCGCACGGTCGCTGGTGATCGAGCTCAATTCCAGAGGGGCGCTGCCGATGTTTCGGATCGTCAATGCCAGGTCGCGGCTCTGTCCCGTGAAGATCGAGGCGAACTCGAGCCGGTCGGCCGGAACGTCGTAGTGAAGTCGGACCGTGTGGCGATTGACCGGGCAGAAGACATTCACGTCGAGCGTGTTGTTGACCGTTACGTTCACCACACCGTCCGCCGCCAGGGACGACAGGAGCGCGGCGCTCAGCGAAAAGCTGCCGCGCGCCGTCAGGCAGTCGACGCCGGCGTTCCCGACCGACCCCAAGGCCGTGCTCTCGGCGACCGCGGTCGCCCTCTCGACCGTATCTCCATAGTCACCGTCCGCGAGCAGCTCCAGAGAGCCGCCGAAGC carries:
- a CDS encoding S8 family serine peptidase, coding for MKKPGRWYASIAVFLGLLCASSLAAQGSSGYPSKPGEVIIKFKRGAKTQERNAIVTDLGGSPIGRFPGRRGEHLRITKLSVDQAIARYRSHPKVEYIEPNYVYRIVATTPNDPDFSRLWGLQNTGQTGGLPGADIDAPLAWDVLTGSDVLVAITDTGIDWGHPDLAANVFSNAGEIPGNGLDDDHNGFIDDVRGWDFVNRDNDPIDDQGHGTHVSGTVGAIGNNGIGVAGVNWNVKIMPLKFLDGGGFGSTADAVSAIDYAVAMGARVISASWGGGGASAALQSSLESADSAGVLFVAAAGNSGLDNDVFPNYPSNYDVPNVIAVAASDAFDRLPFWSNFGRTTVDLAAPGENIYSTLPGGGYGYNSGTSMATPHVTGALALILGRFPGMSGADAKALLLSKVDTLSSLSGRVATGGRLNAFNTIAIPDSLPPGTISDLHAFEPNGTRVTLSWTATGDDGEVGTASRYEVRYSTAPIDEANFEAASLATGAPRPVAAGGTEQMRVGNLAFSTSYYFAVKAFDEFGNPSPISNLATATTLPPPDIAVTPGAVSADLLTGETATRTLTVTNTGTAELNLRVTIEAVAEAASVSSAPRILRTFTLPNPASSVVASVETPPAYPVKTTAYAQGTSGTRPAYAPESSRYDNIFSGSLRILLLHTGDMSEMRALLQGFPDIAVVDEFDGRTGAPTLSQLQGYNSVIVGANFPWTDPVAVGNVLADYVDSGGGVVLTLASFISGWVPQGRFLTEGYSPFPPGSGPLPGASLGTFDATHPIMAGVASASGNLLGDVSLAIGSELVASWTNGEPMVATKGSRVAAVNIFVAASGYWTGDIPLILHNAAFWSSGVTKWLSADPDTAVVPAGGSLGVVVTFDATSLDGGDYDNRVVFSSDDPDESELSVAAHLHVTGAPDIRVDGEPVMVESAVDYGIDGAQTSHHLLIAVPVVPGFGGSLELLADGDYGDTVERATAVAESTALGSVGNAGVDCLTARGSFSLSAALLSSLAADGVVNVTVNNTLDVNVFCPVNRHTVRLHYDVPADRLEFASIFTGQSRDLALTIRNIGSAPLELSSITSDRAEFTPGVSALTLAPRATHRLVVTFHPGSAGDFTGTLRLQSNDADQPLISIALSGTGLNPPAVGVQPSSLTSTLNEGGEETQTLRILNTGLSPLTFSLDVTPGLGGAGRVPFGGLSPPGVSSNNSPPRTSQVTHMPESREPRFRAAAAQMAARHASPQPLTCVVGDPSAGVIYAQSNQGTPFYRYRASSDTWEVLANAPISAGNNGGAALLNGRIYTTYAGISGGMGVYDIATNTWTTVPSPLGEGTANIASDGGQYLYLAVGSRMVRYDPATTSIADLTPAPFYFEPWGALKYLSGKLFGHQGNGSNALATYDVASNAWTLLPPMPGGAVAGAAIDPSAREYFAYGSYGGNNLYRYSIDSGTWSVSTISFFSVDDGGLAWLSGSQRGIYFAQGERGTGFVRFLDSSDFLTVTPTTGVVPPSGSMDVSARFVAGTLFGGTYQSSILVSSNDPVTSVLEVPATLTVIGAPNIQVEGDPTMLESVSSYEAPGARTTHRLLVTSPVPTSASGSLELIAEGDYGDASELATAIAESTTVGSVGSVGSDCLTATGSFPLSAGFLQLLAADGVVDVVVQNTPPVDVFCSANRHIVRLRYGGTTDRLDFAALFVGQSRQMTLTVRNNGSEALQVTSIASDNPVFTPSVSSMTLAPRTAQQVAVTFHPGSAGPFAGTLRFQSNDPDQALLSVAMSGIGLIPPDIAVSPPSLSASLFTGERTTQVLTIQNTGSSDLTFNVAVENLTANARAGQVREMTNVPVLAKGEVDLRRGEAVIASTGGPDRFGYEWKDSHSPGGPTFNWVEISSIGTPVPIWGDDWNSGPVPIGFSFPYYGNTFSNLRICSNGFISFTNDGAPFSHQPLPTPFAPENMLAAFWADLWTDPGSVYYYNDGSRMIVEYRNVRYLGGSTPFTFEILIYPNGRIVYQYLDMGGTQSIATIGFQNAVRDDGLTISFNAPYAQNQLAVAIASRPDWLSVLPVSGTIHAGEHLDLAVNVDAAGLEGGDYQNLIAINSNDPDESLVSVPVSLHVTGAPDILLSRNSFDFGEVFVGGARAETLVVSNLGTDLLTVSEVTASRTDYHADIAAFDLAPGASRAVMVTFQPEAAGLIPGTLTVRSNDPDHAEWVLSLTGTGLVPPDIAVTPASLTASLFTGGMATRTVTIQNTGESDLTWTVGTAGGTGGAAVGGHSTPAHPPATPPPDYQSVASAPIHQAGATVLVVEDVLPWFSAAVESLLMLNDIVYDVIPSSALGGT